The following are encoded together in the Apis mellifera strain DH4 linkage group LG4, Amel_HAv3.1, whole genome shotgun sequence genome:
- the LOC726100 gene encoding uncharacterized protein LOC726100 isoform X1, translating to MKKFSPNNQIKLCKPPVPKARPPLRSINVSEEINSFKNSKNLSVNMYKTKQQNQEFRSASDFQYTDDDDDDDDDDNDDNDDNDDEIDDDIEKNNYTFLNNSKDIIPECFNSSHNSTANQSFNITPQNSPSTTIYRRNYHKSNACSNINKDSFSHKEQKQPIEGSFSNSFKLLLGIILCFLFLFMFLNIQTKSHKNPETIIETKKVNLTDINNILDKSIQIIQTRFHNQKSNIWNDISAAIYDVVLFPLKPSIIILFGNETSTLNCLAQLLGQLSGKILGSNDYLILTAKDFPNDIGQTIHNLKIQIIQKKAVIVQDLLSINTEALKAFHNFCDREKPLVEHAIYIITVIVDGYKSSQMELEFIEKQIFKRLSKYMDKDILDPLVTRLTDGIIVPIRSESNINFNYADCSI from the exons atgaaaaaatttagt ccaaataatcaaataaaacttTGTAAACCACCAGTTCCTAAAGCACGTCCACCTCTAAGAAGTATTAATGTAAGTGAAgaaatcaattcttttaaaaattctaaaaatttatcggtAAATATGTACAAAACTAAGCAACAAAATCAAGAATTTCGTAGTGCTTCTGATTTTCAATATactgatgatgatgatgatgatgatgatgatgataatgatgataatgatgacaATGATGACGAGAttgatgatgatatcgaaaaaaataattacacatttttaaataactcaaAAGATATTATACCAGAATGTTTCAATAGTTCACATAATTCAACTGCAAatcaatcttttaatattactcCACAAAATTCTCCTTCTACAACAATATATAGacgaaattatcataaatcaaATGCATGTTCtaacattaataaagattctttttctcataAAGAACAAAAGCAACCTATAGAAGgttctttttcaaatagttTCAAATTGCTTTTGGGTATTATTCTAtgctttctatttctttttatgtttttaaatattcaaacaaaatcTCATAAGAATCCAGAaacaattattgaaacaaaaaaagtaaatttaactgacataaataatatattagataaatcaatacaaataattcaaacacGATTTCATAATCAAAAATCCAATATTTGGAATGATATATCAGCTGCAATATATGATGTagttttatttccattaaaaccttcaattattattttgtttggaAATGAAACTAGTACTTTGAATTGCTTAGCTCAATTACTTGGACAATTGAGTGGCAAAATTTTAGGtagtaatgattatttaatattaacagcAAAAGATTTTCCAAATGATATTGGACAaactattcataatttaaaaattcaaattatacaaaaaaaggcAGTA atAGTACAAGatttattaagtataaataCTGAGGCATTAAAagcttttcataatttttgtgaTAGAGAAAAGCCTTTAGTTGAACAtgctatatacataataacagTAATTGTTGATGGATATAAATCATCTCAAAtggaattagaatttattgaaaagcaaatatttaaaagattatcaaaatatatggataaagatattttagatCCATTAGTAACTAGACTTACAGATGGAATAATTGTACCAATACGTTcagaatcaaatataaatttcaattatgcagattgttctatttaa
- the LOC412690 gene encoding palmitoyltransferase ZDHHC6, producing the protein MCVDPLKKICHWGPLTALGIIKIITLMTIHCSRQWWPPQESFFGAVNFILFFCLSGSTLFHFISAIYEGPGFLPLKWIPEKATDTQYLQYCSVCEGYKAPRSHHCRKCARCVMKMDHHCPWINNCVGHYNHCHFTAFLASAVAGCCVSTFTLVSWVMTVLSLKPLSFPPPSIFILILVIFSIGLSIGVILAVGTLLYFQVLSIIKNTTEIEAWISEKAHYRRFGTRDKFIYPYSKGWRFNLQQVFTWDCTPIGDGIHWPVIEGCDQYTLTREQLAQKKDKRKRAKTYRVIEEASGSRLPLRHGWGVLCHPPCTDEPRIKLKVGDIVIVTRWRKYWLFGEKKENDENSKQIRNRGWFPRPCAIEVIENEVYSFALTKSD; encoded by the exons ATGTGTGTCGATCcgttaaagaaaatatgtcATTGGGGTCCACTTACTGCTCTTG gaattataaaaataattactttgatGACAATACATTGTAGTAGACAATGGTGGCCACCACAAGAGAGTTTTTTTGGAGcagttaattttattctttttttttgtcttagTGGATCTActctctttcattttattagtGCTATTTATGAAGGACCTGGATTTCTTCCATTAAAATGGATACcg GAAAAAGCAACAGATActcaatatttacaatattgttCTGTTTGTGAAGGATATAAAGCACCAAGATCTCATCATTGCAGAAAAT gTGCTCGTTGTGTCATGAAAATGGATCATCATTGTCCATGGATCAATAATTGTGTAGGACATTATAATCACTGTCATTTTACAGCATTTTTAGCAAGTGCAGTTGCTGGATGTTGTGTTTCTACTTTTACATTAGTTTCTTGGGTGATGAcagtattatcattaaaaccATTATCATTTCCACCaccttctatatttattttaatattagttatCTTCAGTATTGGTTTATCAATTGGTGTTATCCTTGCTGTTGGAACATTGCTTTATTTTCaa gtGTTATCTATAATCAAAAACACAACAGAAATAGAAGCTTGGATATCAGAGAAAGCTCATTATCGACGATTTGGAAcaagagataaatttatttatccttaTTCAAAAGGATGGCGTTTTAATTTGCAACAAGTTTTCACATGGGATTGTACACCAATAGGTGATGGAATTCATTGGCCTGTAATTGAAGGTTGTGACCAGTATACTTTAAcg CGAGAACAATTAGctcaaaagaaagataaacgGAAGAGAGCTAAAACTTATAGAGTTATAGAAGAAGCATCTGGATCACGTTTGCCATTAAGACACGGTTGGGGTGTACTTTGTCATCCACCTTGCACTGACGAACCTCGTATTAAACTTAAAGTTGGAGACATTGTAATCGTAACTCGATGGAGAAA GTACTGGttatttggagaaaaaaaagagaatgatgAAAACTCAAAGCAAATACGAAACAGAGGTTGGTTTCCACGGCCTTGTGCCATTGAAGTGATTGAAAACGAAGTATACTCTTTTGCCTTAACAAAATCAGATTGA
- the LOC726072 gene encoding putative defense protein 3, whose protein sequence is MSLTMRNVALSTLIMVSSAFFVNSFPDGAPVDTCVKPSKANEPNHGQARSEPVQTSPYTFVASSSQYGPGSQITVTISGSSFKGFFLQARDPDTDSWIGSWAQTDNTNTHPECSAVTHADPYVKQHATLIWNAPPNARGRVYFTGTILKEYAKYWSNLIATTKN, encoded by the exons atgagttTGACTATGAGGAACGTGGCATTGAGTACGCTAATTATGGTTTCCTCGGCATTCTTCGTGAACAGTTTTCCGGATGGAGCACCAGTGGACACATGTGTGAAGCCATCAAAAGCCAACGAGCCGAATCATGGTCAAGCAAGGTCAGAACCTGTGCAAACGAGCCCTTACACATTCGTTGCTTCATCATCGCAATATGGTCCTGGATCTCAGATAACTG TGACTATCAGCGGCTCGTCGTTCAAGGGATTCTTCTTGCAAGCACGTGACCCTGATACAGATAGCTGGATCGGTTCTTGGGCGCAAACCGATAACACGAACACTCACCCCGAATGTAGCGCTGTGACACATGCCGATCCTTACGTGAAACAACATGCTACACTTATCTGGAATGCACCGCCGAACGCGCGTGGACGCGTGTACTTTAC AGGCactattttgaaagaatatgCGAAATATTGGTCCAATTTGATTGCCACGACGAAGAATTGA
- the LOC726100 gene encoding uncharacterized protein LOC726100 isoform X3, protein MYKTKQQNQEFRSASDFQYTDDDDDDDDDDNDDNDDNDDEIDDDIEKNNYTFLNNSKDIIPECFNSSHNSTANQSFNITPQNSPSTTIYRRNYHKSNACSNINKDSFSHKEQKQPIEGSFSNSFKLLLGIILCFLFLFMFLNIQTKSHKNPETIIETKKVNLTDINNILDKSIQIIQTRFHNQKSNIWNDISAAIYDVVLFPLKPSIIILFGNETSTLNCLAQLLGQLSGKILGSNDYLILTAKDFPNDIGQTIHNLKIQIIQKKAVIVQDLLSINTEALKAFHNFCDREKPLVEHAIYIITVIVDGYKSSQMELEFIEKQIFKRLSKYMDKDILDPLVTRLTDGIIVPIRSESNINFNYADCSI, encoded by the exons ATGTACAAAACTAAGCAACAAAATCAAGAATTTCGTAGTGCTTCTGATTTTCAATATactgatgatgatgatgatgatgatgatgatgataatgatgataatgatgacaATGATGACGAGAttgatgatgatatcgaaaaaaataattacacatttttaaataactcaaAAGATATTATACCAGAATGTTTCAATAGTTCACATAATTCAACTGCAAatcaatcttttaatattactcCACAAAATTCTCCTTCTACAACAATATATAGacgaaattatcataaatcaaATGCATGTTCtaacattaataaagattctttttctcataAAGAACAAAAGCAACCTATAGAAGgttctttttcaaatagttTCAAATTGCTTTTGGGTATTATTCTAtgctttctatttctttttatgtttttaaatattcaaacaaaatcTCATAAGAATCCAGAaacaattattgaaacaaaaaaagtaaatttaactgacataaataatatattagataaatcaatacaaataattcaaacacGATTTCATAATCAAAAATCCAATATTTGGAATGATATATCAGCTGCAATATATGATGTagttttatttccattaaaaccttcaattattattttgtttggaAATGAAACTAGTACTTTGAATTGCTTAGCTCAATTACTTGGACAATTGAGTGGCAAAATTTTAGGtagtaatgattatttaatattaacagcAAAAGATTTTCCAAATGATATTGGACAaactattcataatttaaaaattcaaattatacaaaaaaaggcAGTA atAGTACAAGatttattaagtataaataCTGAGGCATTAAAagcttttcataatttttgtgaTAGAGAAAAGCCTTTAGTTGAACAtgctatatacataataacagTAATTGTTGATGGATATAAATCATCTCAAAtggaattagaatttattgaaaagcaaatatttaaaagattatcaaaatatatggataaagatattttagatCCATTAGTAACTAGACTTACAGATGGAATAATTGTACCAATACGTTcagaatcaaatataaatttcaattatgcagattgttctatttaa
- the LOC726100 gene encoding uncharacterized protein LOC726100 isoform X2, with protein sequence MKPNNQIKLCKPPVPKARPPLRSINVSEEINSFKNSKNLSVNMYKTKQQNQEFRSASDFQYTDDDDDDDDDDNDDNDDNDDEIDDDIEKNNYTFLNNSKDIIPECFNSSHNSTANQSFNITPQNSPSTTIYRRNYHKSNACSNINKDSFSHKEQKQPIEGSFSNSFKLLLGIILCFLFLFMFLNIQTKSHKNPETIIETKKVNLTDINNILDKSIQIIQTRFHNQKSNIWNDISAAIYDVVLFPLKPSIIILFGNETSTLNCLAQLLGQLSGKILGSNDYLILTAKDFPNDIGQTIHNLKIQIIQKKAVIVQDLLSINTEALKAFHNFCDREKPLVEHAIYIITVIVDGYKSSQMELEFIEKQIFKRLSKYMDKDILDPLVTRLTDGIIVPIRSESNINFNYADCSI encoded by the exons atgaaG ccaaataatcaaataaaacttTGTAAACCACCAGTTCCTAAAGCACGTCCACCTCTAAGAAGTATTAATGTAAGTGAAgaaatcaattcttttaaaaattctaaaaatttatcggtAAATATGTACAAAACTAAGCAACAAAATCAAGAATTTCGTAGTGCTTCTGATTTTCAATATactgatgatgatgatgatgatgatgatgatgataatgatgataatgatgacaATGATGACGAGAttgatgatgatatcgaaaaaaataattacacatttttaaataactcaaAAGATATTATACCAGAATGTTTCAATAGTTCACATAATTCAACTGCAAatcaatcttttaatattactcCACAAAATTCTCCTTCTACAACAATATATAGacgaaattatcataaatcaaATGCATGTTCtaacattaataaagattctttttctcataAAGAACAAAAGCAACCTATAGAAGgttctttttcaaatagttTCAAATTGCTTTTGGGTATTATTCTAtgctttctatttctttttatgtttttaaatattcaaacaaaatcTCATAAGAATCCAGAaacaattattgaaacaaaaaaagtaaatttaactgacataaataatatattagataaatcaatacaaataattcaaacacGATTTCATAATCAAAAATCCAATATTTGGAATGATATATCAGCTGCAATATATGATGTagttttatttccattaaaaccttcaattattattttgtttggaAATGAAACTAGTACTTTGAATTGCTTAGCTCAATTACTTGGACAATTGAGTGGCAAAATTTTAGGtagtaatgattatttaatattaacagcAAAAGATTTTCCAAATGATATTGGACAaactattcataatttaaaaattcaaattatacaaaaaaaggcAGTA atAGTACAAGatttattaagtataaataCTGAGGCATTAAAagcttttcataatttttgtgaTAGAGAAAAGCCTTTAGTTGAACAtgctatatacataataacagTAATTGTTGATGGATATAAATCATCTCAAAtggaattagaatttattgaaaagcaaatatttaaaagattatcaaaatatatggataaagatattttagatCCATTAGTAACTAGACTTACAGATGGAATAATTGTACCAATACGTTcagaatcaaatataaatttcaattatgcagattgttctatttaa